The nucleotide sequence CCTACGTGGTGAGATCGCCCAAAGACATGGCGCGTGTAGTCGCAGAAGCGTTCTACATTGCCCAGAGTGGGCGTCCAGGACCAGTGTTGATCGACGTGCCCAAGGATGTCGGAGTTGAAGAATTTGACTACATTCCGGTAGAGCCAGGGGATGTGCACTTGCCAGGATTTAAGCCCACAGTAAAAGGGAATCCTCGGCAGATTGATCATGCCATTCGCCTCCTGCGCCGCGCCAAGCAGCCTCTCTTATACGTTGGCGGTGGAGCCATCACTGCCGGAGCCCACGCCGAAATTCAAGAACTGGCGGAGTATTTCTCGATTCCCGTCACCACAACGCTGATGGGCAAAGGGGCGTTTGACGAGCATCATCCCCTCTCGGTCGGCATGTTAGGCATGCATGGCACTGCCTATGCGAACTTTGCCGTGAGTGAGTGCGACCTGTTGATTGCCGTCGGAGCCCGCTTTGACGATCGCGTCACTGGCAAGCTAGACGAATTTGCCTCCCGTGCCAAAGTGATTCATATTGATATCGACCCGGCAGAGGTCGGCAAAAACCGCATTCCCAATGTGCCAATCGTGGGCGATGTGCGCCGCGTACTGCAAACGTTGCTCAGCCGCTTGCACGAAGCCAATAAACCGGGCAGTGCTGAACAAACTCAGGCATGGCGCGATCGCATTCAGCGCTGGCGAGAAGATTATCCCCTGGTGGTGCCCACCTACGACGACATGATTGCGCCCCAAGAGGTGATTGTCGAACTCTGTCGCCAAGCACCGCAGGCTTACTACACTACCGACGTCGGTCAACACCAGATGTGGGCCGCTCAGTTTCTCAAAAATGGCCCCCGCCGCTGGATTTCCAGTGCAGGCTTAGGCACCATGGGCTTTGGTATGCCTGCGGCGATGGGCGTGCAGGTGGCTCACCCAGACGAAGTGACCATTTGCATCAGCGGCGATGCCAGCTTTCAAATGAATCCCCAAGAGTTGGGAACGTTGGCGCAATACGGCATCAATGTCAAAACCGTCATTATCAACAACGGCTGGCAAGGGATGGTGCGCCAGTGGCAGCAGACCTTCTATGGTGAGCGCTACTCCTCATCCAACATGCAGTCGGGGATGCCCGATTTTGAAATGCTGGCGCGGGCCTATGGTGTCAAAGGCATTGTGGTGGAGCATCGGGCTGACTTGGAGCAGGCGATCGCAGATATGCTGGCCCATGACGGCCCTGTCCTCATGGATGTTCACGTTCGCAAAGACGAAAACTGCTACCCCATGGTGGCTCCCGGCAAGAGCAATGCGCAAATGCTGGGACTGCCGCAAAAATCACCCGATGTGCAGACCATTGAGCTGATGTATTGCAGCAACTGTGGGGCCAGAAACCCCTCCAGTCATAGCTTTTGCCCTGAGTGCGGCACTAAGCTGTAAATTGCTAAACCTCCGCTCTTAGTCAGGGCACAGTACACCACTCCAATGGGAGAGTTAAACATGATTAGCTCTCCCATTTTGCATTATTCTTTGGTGCAAGCTTGCAGGCGATTCCGGAGTCATTCAGGCAAAAGTGGCTCAACCCCAGGCTAGGGCTAAGGCTCAGATGATTCTCCGCCGCCATCTGCTGATAGTAGTTGTAATCGCACCATATGTGAGAGTGGGCTGTCGGCATCACCCAGCTGCACTTCTAGAGTTTGGCTGGTCAATGGTTCCAAGTGGTTTAATAACTGGCGCAGATGGGGAGTGCTGGCACCACTATCGACGTAGACTCGTTCCGCCAGTTTATTCATCTGTGTCCATGAGCTGTACAGCTTAGCTGCGGCCTGTTCGAGTTGCGAGGCCTGCTTGACCAAATCAGCAGTGGCGTTGAGGCAACCAATCCTCAAGGCTTCTTCGAGAGCCTGCTCCAAATCGAGATCGTCGCTATTAAGAGCTTGCACCTGCACAGCGGCTTCCAGATATTTAGCTAAATAGCGGGCTTCAGCCGTGACCTGTTTTAACGTGTCGATATCAGGATTGAGGGTGATCTCGGTCTTTAGGGTTTCCTGATGCGGCGGCGGCAGCTTTTGCATTTCTTTGACGAGAGGAGCCAAATAACGGGTCGGAATCGTATTGTTAGCGGCTTTTTCCTTGAGTTCTGTAGGCAACAAGTCAGAACTCATCGCGGTCCACTCGTCAGAGATTTGCCGCACTTCACGCCGGGTAATGTGTTCGCCTCGTTGGGCCGCATCGCTGACCAACTGCTGCACCTCAGGGGCCGATTGCGCCGTCTCGACAAACGCCCGTTTGCTGAAATTATTGACAGATTGAGGCTCTAGCATCCCCTCTTGCAGCAAGGTATCGGCGCTATCAGCGAGTTCGATCAGTGAGTAAGCCTGACTTTTGGTGATTTCACGGTCTTTCAGCCAGTTCAGAAAGCCGGTGCCACGCCCATCGCCACCACGTTTCTCGCGATCGCGCACCGTCCGTAAAATCCGCCCCCGCCAGATATCCGTTTGCAAATCAAAGCGATCGCATACCTGCCACGCAGTTTCAATTTGTTGCTGAAACTCGTACTCCGAAAGATTTTCGTCTTCAGGGCTAGGCAGTTGAAATGAGAGATCGGTGCTGGGATCGAGGGCCGCAGTAATTTGGTCAGCAGCAGGGTGAGAGGCAGCGTTCATAGACTCAGAAATAACGGCACAGGGTCAACATTCTCCCACGAGCATGAGCTGATCACGCATTTAACCGCGAGGATCGCAGCGGCAAGCAGAGGTGAGCTCCCCCAGCCATCATGAAAACAACTGCAAGCTCATACCTAATTCCGTTAGCAAATCTCGTTGCCGGAGGGCGCATAGTCATGCATCCCGGTAACTTTCCTGAATTGATGCAGGAGTACTAAGTTCGGATCCGGAGTCAGCAATCAAACGTTCAACTAAAAGTCCCCTCACTGCCACAGCAGCAAGGGGACTTTAGAACGACATCGCCAACAAGTGACAAATTACTTGCGGAGAGATTCATATACGAGAAAGGGCTCTGACTGAGACCCAGCATCACGACTCTCATGTTGATGCTTGAACGATTTAGTCACTACTTTACGAATCATATTAGGGAGCGTCAGTGGCCAGATTGCTGCGGCAAAGACAATGAATAACCACGCCTGTGGATCATCTTTGCGGGCACAATCATCTTGCCCAAAGACATATGCGACAAAGCTGAAGGTTAGTAAGGCGGTGACTGAATAAATCAACATGGCTAGTGCTGGCTTCTCAAAGATGAACGGTGAGTTGAGCGTGAGCAGACGAGATCTCAATTCAGAGAACCAAAGACTCATAACCAACTAGAAAGGTTGCTAAAGTCTCGCCCTGACATAAACAGCTTTTCTGTTATATGTATGCACTAATTTAATTGATCAAGCAATTAGGTCTCGTCCGTTGAAATGCGGAAAGAATTTATAACCACCGGGCTGCGCTCATCTTGACTCTACGAAGGATCACTGAACTCTTCTCAAACCGCAACTACAGATAGATCGTGTAGTCTTGGCTTAAGTACAATGCTCGCTCTGCCTTGCGTCGCCGTTCTAACCCCGGTAGAAATTGACCGCCCGCATAGACCCAGCGTAAAAATTCATTCGCTGCTCCAGCAAAGTCACCAGCATTGTGTTTACGCAGTAGGGTAGAGTCGCGAAACGCACCCAGACCAACATTGAAGGCAAAAGACACCATCGCCGAAAACTGATCGGAGTTGGTGGCGATAGTAACGCCTCGGGTTACACCGGCCTCAAATAAATCCAGATCGCGCCGCAAAATTTGATCAGCCTCGGCTTCGGTAATTACCATGCCGGGATAAACGTCGGGCGGTCCTGCCATTGAGGTATGTCCATAACCAATCGTCCAAATACCGACAGAGTCTTGATAGGCTTGCAGCCTCAGTCCTTCAAAGCTTTTGACGATGATGATGCCGTCTTCATTAATTTGCCCCGGCGGGGGCGCTGGCTTATCGGGAATGGGTTCGGGTTCGGGATAGCCAGTGCCCTGGGAAAAAGTGATCGCAGTAGGCCCGTCGGGGCGCATGAGCCATTGCTCTAGCGCGGCAGTATTGACGACTTGTTCTAAAGGGTTAGTGGTTGACGGATATTTGGTCAGGCGCGAAATCCAATAGCCGCCCTGCATCAGATAAAACGCTTTGTCAGTTTCTTTAATCCAAGTACCCATGGTTCTGCTTTCCCTAATATCCGTAATCCCAACGAGCGCGATAGCCGCGCATATCGATATGCGTAAATACCGAGGAGCTGGCTAAGCCGCCGCGATTGCCCCACCACGGATCCAGGTCAGCAAACACATCGAAGGGATGGATGCCTGGCACGACAAAGTCGATCGCATCCCCCGTCAGATGCCGAGATTGGGAAGCCCCGCCAACAGCCGCATTAGTGACGGGATCGCGATACCAAGAGTTGATGCGAATCGGTCGGTTGCCATAACGACGACGGATATCTTCCATCACGCGGGCCATGTCGAGAATGTTGTAAACCACACCCGCATTGCTAGGACGACGGTAGAAACCAGTCGCAGGGTCAGCATGGAGTGCTTCACCCCAGGTAAAGTTACCGGGTTGGCCAAACTGGTTGGTCGGATGAATGGGGTTATTTGAATAATAAACGCCGTTAAAGCCGGGGAATTGCATCGCAATGCCGCGATCGCCTGGTGATTGCCCTCCACTGCTGGGATTGCTGTCATCCGGGCGATTGCCAATTTCTGTCCCCGAAATCTTGATGTCCGGCAAAAAGCAGTACCAAGTGTTGCGATTTTCTGGCCCTAAAAATGCTCCTTGCAACGCCACTCGCACATGCATATCAGCCGGTTGCAGGTAGGAATTTAGCAAAAAGACTGTCTTGTTTCTAACGAATACCTTTTCATTAGCAGGCAACTGCGAAGACTGTATCGTCTTGGTTTTGAAAATGGTGTCATTCACTGTCTCCAGCGTTTGGCGCTGGCCCAAAATTTTGACATCTGGTGTGTAGGCATACCACGTTGTCCGCTGGTTTGGCCCCAAAGAAGCATCCGCCAGCTCAATTTTGGTGTGGTTACTAGCCGCCGGTTCAAAGCTGAGTAACCGCATCTGGGTGCCATTTTTGACAAAAACTTTGGCTTCCGGTGGCAAGTCAATCGACAACTTTGGCTCAGTTTTGAACAGGGTATCGCTAGTCACCGTTAACAAGATACGAGTCAACAGTTCGATATGGGGCACATACACATACCAACGAGTCGTTTGGCGATCGCCAATCGTCGGCTCTAACAGTTCAATTTCCCAGTGGCTGTTGCCCACATTGGTGTAGTACTGAATGTCAAACGTTTGCCCCTTATCCACAAACACTTTTTCCTTATCGGTCAACTGACTCGAATCTTTCAGAGCCAGCTTGAAAAAAGTATCCGCAGTCGTCCGAATTTGCATTCCCCGCAGTTCGGGAATTGGTGGCGGCTTGGAGGGCTCATCCGGTTTCGGTTCGGGCTCCGGCGCACCCGTCCCCACCGCAATCGTCATAGCACCTGGCTTGTCAGGACGTTGAAACCACCCCTTCATCGTGGAAATATTTGCCACTTCTTCTAAGGGATTCGTCGATGAAGGCTGTTTATAAATCGCATCAATGTAGTAATTGCCATCCATCAAATAGACCGCTTTGTCGGTCTCCTTAATCCAGGTGCCCATGCTGGTCTTCTCCTTCATCAGACAGCATCACGCGATCGCCCCAAAGGACAGATCAAGTTGCGCCGTAGCATCCCACAGGGTGAAACTGTCTCATTATGTCTCTACATGGCAAAAGCAGAACCTGTTCACAATGCAAAAACTCAGGAAATCGCAAAATTGCACCTTAAGACCAGCACCATGGTGCTCTTTTGATATCAGCATGGTGAATTTAGCAAACAAGTCAGCATCCTGTGCTTTTGTCTGACTCCACAACGCATCCCAGCTAGGAGGCTATGTCAATGTTTCACTCTATTGCACCCAGATAGGCACAAAGACAGTCTGAAGGAGGCAAGAAACGTCATGGTGCACACTTGATATGAGAACCCTGATTAGAAGGACTGAAGCTTGAGCAAAAAGTCCTAGATACAAGAGTCGTACAAGTTCTGTAGAAGCACTTGTCACGCTATGGAGAGTGCGATCGCTTATTGCATTCTGCACATGCCTAGCAAACCAGGCGTATGCATGAGCATCACTACCTAACCTCCCGCAGGTAATGAGAATGATGGATGAGGCTTAATATTGACTCAAAATCTTTGAAAACTATTTTTCAGGAAAGCTTCTCAGCCTCAAGACAAATTATCGTCTCAATTATTGTGATAAGAGACACAAGTTTGGGCCGAAATCACTTTTCTAAAAGGGAACTCTTCGTAAAGCGTACTACCTCGCCACAAATTATGGCCTTCTGCCGAGAGGTAGAAGGTCTCTAAATCTCTAGCCATATTCTCAAGCATCTCGTCACAAAGATGATCGGTATCGCTTTGGGAACACGGACCTTGAACCAGCCCTTTTTGCAGATAAAACACTTTCTTTAGAGTAGCTTTGTGGGCGTCCGTTCTATCACCTTCCACCACAATATCTAAGCAATGAATAGAGCGGCCACCCTGACGTAAAAACTTATGAATGCCTCGATAAACACTATCCAGATCCACCAATGGAATATGCTCTAGCACCGAAATAGAGTAAATGCCATCAAAACTAGCGTCCTCATATCCTTGCAAATCATCACTAAAATAACTCCTAGTGAATTTAACATTGGGAAATTGTTGTTTGTAGGCCTCGTATTCTGTGGGCCCATTACCAGCCCCTTCATATGGATCGACAATTGTCACATCGTACCCAAGCTCAGCTAACATACCTGCGGCCAAAGGCACACCTCCACCAATCTCTAAGAGCCTACTCCCAAGAGGAAGAGTTCCCAGTACAGCCTTGACCGTCCAAGCTCGTTGAACATTTTTAAGATCACCATTTAGATGACAGATTTGAGGTAAGTGATCAGAGCTATCACAAAAGTCACGCACTAATGCGTAGTCCAGTTCTGCAAACTCTTTTTGACTATATCGATCGATCAAGTCACGCTTAGACGACTCATCTAAAAATTTCACAGGTGCCGCTGGTTTAATCACTTGTTTCATCTTCCTAGCAGTCGGCAGCAGCTTTTTTAGATTCATAGAACTTTCTACCATGGTTATGTACGAATACAGAAATGCAGTTTTAGCTAACGATTTGTCGGAATCTTATCATATTAGCTAGGAGAATTTTTATTCCCTTGCTTCACCGATAGAGCCAGACAAGTTCTAAAATAGATTTTTTCAATCTATTTTTTCAATCTTTCAAATCCAGGCTAAATGTAATCAACACATCAACCTGTTAGTATCTCGTCATAAGAAATTTTAAGGCTGAGTCTGAGCTTGATAGAAATGAAACAACTTACTCGCATTAATCGACCAGTCTAAATAAGCGTTAGAAAAGTCTACCGCACCGGCACCTAGGCAACTTCTCAGATCTGCATCAGCCATTAACAACTTAACGGTTTCGACGATGCTAAGCGCATCTACAGTAGGAAGAACCACGGCTTGCTCCATAGATTTTGTAAACCGCCCAATATTCGTTTCAGGCAAAATAACTGGCTTACCCATCGCTAAAAACTCAGGGAGTTTAGACGGTAAACGATAATCGTTGAAAGCGTCTCTCTTACCCGGTTGAACTAGAATATCGGCTAAGGCGAGAATGTTGGCGATCGCTGCATGATTTTCTACATATCCCAACTCGATAGAATATTTTTTAGCCCACTGGCTATCTGCTCCCAAAAAGTCATGAAAATCTTGTCCTGTGCGAATTAATATCGTTGGATGCCCCTCACGATTGAGCATCGCTACGGCTAGATAAAGGCTCCTCACCTCACAGGCATTAGCCGCGTGAACGTTACCGGTGTAACAAAGGACGGTGCAATTAAGGGGCACTCCTAGCTTTGCGGCCAGAGTTTGATCGCGATCGCGAGGAAAGAATATCGTTTTGTCGACACCAGGCCAAAGAATTGAATATGGCACATGGGGTGGCACAAATTCTTGCAAGCGATCGATAATGATCGTAATGCCATCAGCAAGGTTCAGAAATTGCTGATAACGGACAGGATGCGATAAATGACTTGGAAAGTGAGATTCGTCAGCTGCTGAGAGTTCTTGAAGTGATTGATGAGTATTTTTTTGAAGAATTAACTCTTCATTGTCCTCTAAATGAATGAATAGCTTGAAAGAATATAGACTCCTGAGCTTTTCACAAAAAATTCGCACTATTTCACGTGGAGTCCAGGCATGAACGATGTCTGGTCCTTGGCCATTCTTATAGATTTTTTGTAGCGAACTTATCTCATCAAACTCGATGGTCGTATACTGCCTCTCTCCTAACGAAACGACAGTCTCTTTTTGATTAGGAACAGCAACGACACACTCCAGACCATAGGTAGTTAATTGATTAGCAAAATTATGAACATGGATAGCGCTGTTCGCCCTAAAGTTGTGATACAGAACAAACAGAATGTTTTGCATTACGTAACCTTAATGGAGTAGTCGAAACGATCAAGCGCGAAACCAGGATTGTAAAAAGGATCGCCAGCTTCAATGTAGTCTTGCCACTGATCCAGTAAGAAATAGCGATCCACCAAATCATAATACTCTTTGCGCGTTGCCGATTCATGATGAATCAACGTCGCCTCCGGGACAACGATATTACGTTTTCCCAAGTGTAGGAGCCTCATGCAAAGATCAGCATCTTGGTAGTGGTGAAAGTAATGCTCGCTGAAGCCTACTACTGCATTAAAATCTTGGTTTTTCACCATCATGCAGGCAGCAGTCACGGCAGAAACCTCACGGGCACATACAAGCGAGCCAGCATACCCATCTGCCCCGACCGGAAATCCCCGCATAATATGGTCAGCGGTCCCCCTAATGCCCATGACTACCCCAGCATGTTGCACAGTATGGTTCGGGTACAAAAGTAACGCGCCAGCGGCACCAACATCAGGCTGTTCTGCATAATAGAGTAAGTTTTGTACCCAATCTTTAGCGACTATTTCAGTATCATTATTCAGAAATATCAAGTAATCACCTTGTGCGTACTGAGCGCCTAAATTATTGGCTTTTGAATAGTGAAAAGGATAGGGAAATAATAAGCGTTTGATCGGATATTCTTGCATGAGCTGCAACGCTTTAGGATCACTCGTTTCGTTATCAACTATTACAACTTCAAAATTAGGGTAAGTAGATACAGCAAAGAGACTATTGAGGCAACGTTCCAGATGATGGGGCGCATCTTTAGTGGGGATGATAATGCTCACAAGAGGGTAAGTATCTTTGACCGCAGGCTGGAGTTTGATGCGGTGATTGCCGAGTTGTTGGGCCGTAGCCGGTAAAGCTAGACGCTTTAAATGAGCATTAACGGCTGCTTGCTGTAGCTGCTCAATTTTTGGTTTAGCCCTTACATCCGCAGCTATGCTACCTGGAATTTTGCGCCAATGATAAAGCACTTCCGAAATATGACCGACTCGCAAGGCGGACTCTGAAAGACGTAGCGCTAATTCATAATCCTGAACACCGTCGTATTGGCTATCAAGTCCGCCGAGGTCTAAGACATGTTGCTTGCGAACACATAATAGGTGACCCACATACATGACTCCCCGCAAGTATTCTGGCGACCAGTCAGGCTTTAAAAAAGGCTCAATATAGTACTGACCGGAACCATCGATTTTGTCTTCATCAGAGTAAACAAAATCGAAACCTTTTTCTAACTCTTGGAGTGAGCGCTCAATGGCATGGGGCACTAGCGTGTCGTCGTGATCCAGAAAACAGACATATTGGCCATAAGCCATATCCAAGGCTTTATTGGTAGCGGCGCTAATACCCCCAGAAGTTTGAAATGCCACTCGGATTCTAGGATGTTTTTGGGTGAGTTGAGTGAGAACAGTACGAATATCTTCTGCAGAAGATCCGTCATCTACCAGGCACCATTCCCAAGCATGAGAAGTTTGGTTAAGTACGCTCAAAACAGTTTCAACAAACCAATCTAGAGAGGAGTTATACGTGGGAGTCAGAATACTGATAATTGGAGGATCATCAATTGGAATAGAAGCACTATGGGCAATCAGAAGAGGATCTAAGATTTGCCGAAATTGCTCAGTTGTAAGATTTTGATAGGAGGCTGAAAACGTTTCGGATGGTGTGCGTTGAGGCTGACTGACTTCGGCGTAGCGCAGTCGCTTAATTGTACGCTGGGATAATGACTTTGTACGCTGGGATAATGACTTTACCTTATGCTTAAGCAGACTGGGAGAAGTACTGTAGCTAACCAGGGACTTAAATTTAGAGGCCAATTTGCTAAATTGACTTGGTTGGGGAAGATTAGGCATTGTCTGATCTATCTACAGGTTATCTCTAGACTTTTTATATTTTTGAAGGTCGTATTTCAAAAGGTTTGAATAGGGTAATCACTTACCCAAGCTAACCTCAGATCATCCATTAAGACTCTATCGTTAAACGTTCTGGCAAGCCAGATACACTGGAGTGCAAAGCTTAAGACATTGAACGACGATCACCTCTTTGCCCAACAAATCGGAAATTTTGAGCGCAGCCAATCAGGTTGCAGCCAATCAGGTTAATGATGTCTAGCATCAGTACAGCTTGCCAGGGAGTAGGCTCGCTTTGTAGCCAATCCCCGGTCAGAGGGTGCGGTGACCGAGGCCATCTGAAATCGCCTGCTCAGACGCCTCTCCTTGCCTGAAATTTGGTCTTTGAACAAGATTGCACTGGGCTAGTAAGCAACGATCGCATTCACTCTTTGCCGCATATTTTACCCCTTTCAAGACTGTCAAACTTAGAGACGGGGCTAGGGTCACTCTCTCAGACAGTCGGCATTATTGAGGCTGCCATCAGGCATGATGGTGCGGCAAAACGTGGCGTCTTCAAAGGTAGAGCGGTTGATGATGGCGCGGCGTAGATTGGCCTCGGTCAGGTCAGCGCCGTCGAAATTGCTGCGGACCAAGCGTGCCCGTGAAAAATCCGCCCCTTGCAAATTGGCGTTAGTCGCATCGGTACGCAAAATATAGGCTTCGGTCAGGTCAGCGGCTTGCAGGTTAGCACTAGCCAGATTGGCGGTGGTAAAACTGGCCTTGATCAGAACAGCGGCGGAGAGGTCAGCAGCGGCCAACTGAGCGCCAGTGAAATTTGTCTCAGGGGCGATCGCTCCCATCAGATCCGCCCTTTGCAAATCCGTTTCAGTCAGATCCGCAAAAGCTAGACGAGCGTCCGACAAATTACTTTCCACCAGTGTTGCGGCTGTCAAGTTGGTCTGAGTTAGAACAGCGGCTTGCAAATTGGCCTGAGTCAAATCAGCCCCTTGCAAGTTAGCGTTGCGCAAGACCGCATCCTGGAGATTGGCATTTTGCAAGTTAGCCCGGGTGAGGCTAACCCCGGCAAGTTGCAAGCCAGAAAGCGCAGCTCCGGCGAGATCACAGCCATTACACTGCCGTGAAACGAGCAGTTGCTGCACTGGGTTAAGCGTGTCCGCCATGCTGGCCAGAGCACTGCCGATTGTTGCTTGGGCCAAAATCATCGTCGCGATCGCCCATTTGCCCCATCTGCCCATGCGATTTCTAGTCTGCCTCAGTAGACGAAGTTGAAGAGTTTACACAACCCAGCGTTCAACTTTCGGATTTACTTCTACAATATCAGCACATTCTGGGGACCTAGCGGGTGACGCATCGCCCCTGACGATGACTGGCTACTCGACTCTAGGATGGGAACGGTATCCCTCTGCGGTCGATAGGGGGTTGCCAGTTAATTTTGGCGCAGAAATCGCCAATCTTTTGTACACGTCTGTTGCGGACCTTCACATTTGTTATGGCGCGATCGTCTGTTCAGCCTCAATCGACCCTCGGTCGTCCTCAAACTAAAGTTCGCCTGCCGCTGGGCTGGTTTTGGCCCCTCTTTTGGAGCGGCCTGATGGTCGGATCAGGCATTTTTGGCCTGTGGGCACTGGCCTGGTTAACTCGGATTCCGCCCCTACCCGATTGTGATGAGGTCACTGCGGTCAGTGCCGATGGCGATCGCCTGATCTGTGCCCAATCCGCTTTGCGGGTGGGTAGCGCCAAAAGTTTGATCCAAGCCGTCCAGTTATCGGCCCACTACAGTCCGACCCATCCGTTCTATGTCGAAACTCAGCCCGTGCTGGTGGAATCATCCGAGCGACTGCTCGACAAAGCCACGCAAAAAATGCATGAGGGCGACCTCGAAACCGCCACCGAGTGGGCCAGCCAGATTCCCCTCGACACGCCGCTCCGCGACGCTGCCCAAAGCAAAATTTGGGACTGGCAGCAGGAATGGAAGCAGGGTCAGGAACTCGAAAATTCCATTGAGCAAGCCATTGCTGCGCGAGATTGGAGCGCCGCTGATAATGCTTTGCGGCAGCTGAAACTGCTGTCGAGTGATTATTGGGTCGGCACCCGCCATAGCGAATTGCAACAGGCCAAACAGTTAGAAGCTACCGCTTGGACGCAGCTGGAACAAGCGCGGGGGCTCGCGAACACGGGTAATCCCGACAATTTGGGGCAAGCGCTGGTCATCGCTCAGCGCATTAATCTCACCAGTCAAGCCTGGCACGAAGCGCAGGAAGAGGTAGACCGCTGGAGTCAAAACCTGTTGCTGTATAGCTTCCAGCGATGGGAACTAGGCGATGTGGAAGGGGCGATCGCGGCGGTGCAGAAAGTGCCCCCCGACCCTAGCCTTGCCCCCGAAGCCCAAGACCTGATTAAGTTCAGCCATGCGACCCGTTTAGCCCAGCAGGCTCAACAAGACAGTCCCGGCTATTTGCAACTTTTCCAATTGATGGAAGCCATTCGCGCTGCCGAACACATTCCTGAAAAAAGTAGCTTTTACGAAGCAGCACAGACCTCAATGGCCGCGTGGCAAGCGGAACTCGAAGATCTGCAAACCCTGAAATTTGCCAACAACGTCGCGAGTCTGCGCCAGGGTTGGGCCTATGACTATGCCTCAGATCTAGCGTGGCAGGTGGAACTAGAGCGGCCCCGACGTTTGCAGGCGCAAACATTGATTGCCCACTGGCAAGACGAAATCGAACGCATTCAAGATCGGCCCTTCTTGATGCGGGCGCGAGCCTTGGCGCAAAAAGCCACCATTCCCGCCTTAGAATCGGCGATCGCCGAAGCGCGAAATGTCGCCCTGGGTCGAGCCTTACGCATCGATGCTCAGACCCTCATTGCCGACTGGCTCGACCAAATTGAAATCATCCAAGATCAGCCGATTTTGACCGAAGCGAATCAACTCGCCGGCGAAGACCAATTGCGAGAGGCGATCGCCATAGCAGAACAAATTCAAGGCGATCGGGCACTGCATGGGCAGGCGCAAGCCATGATCAAAGATTGGACGCGCACCATCCAAATCGAAGAAGATGGCCCCATCTTAGAAAAAGCCAAATCGCTGGCCTACAGTGGCTCGCTCACCGCCGCCATTGACCTCGCAGCCCAGATTGCTCCGGGTCGGGCGCTCTATGGTGATGCTCAAAACGCTATTGAACTGTGGGAAGCTGAAAGGGCTTATATTTGGAAGCTAGAGGCAGAGGAAGCGGCGGCAGAAGCAGCCGCCGAAGCCGATCCGCCCGATACCTTTGATACCCCTGGGAATGCTCCCAATGGTGAACCCATGACTCAGCCTCCTCCGCCCCCCA is from Leptolyngbya iicbica LK and encodes:
- a CDS encoding class I SAM-dependent methyltransferase is translated as MVESSMNLKKLLPTARKMKQVIKPAAPVKFLDESSKRDLIDRYSQKEFAELDYALVRDFCDSSDHLPQICHLNGDLKNVQRAWTVKAVLGTLPLGSRLLEIGGGVPLAAGMLAELGYDVTIVDPYEGAGNGPTEYEAYKQQFPNVKFTRSYFSDDLQGYEDASFDGIYSISVLEHIPLVDLDSVYRGIHKFLRQGGRSIHCLDIVVEGDRTDAHKATLKKVFYLQKGLVQGPCSQSDTDHLCDEMLENMARDLETFYLSAEGHNLWRGSTLYEEFPFRKVISAQTCVSYHNN
- the ilvB gene encoding biosynthetic-type acetolactate synthase large subunit, which encodes MTTSVKALDNVTTQRVTGGFALIDSLQRHGVEHIFGYPGGAILPVYDELYKAEQRGGIRHILVRHEQGASHAADGYARATGKVGVCFGTSGPGATNLVTGIATAAMDSIPMVVITGQVPRPAIGTDAFQETDIFGITLPIVKHSYVVRSPKDMARVVAEAFYIAQSGRPGPVLIDVPKDVGVEEFDYIPVEPGDVHLPGFKPTVKGNPRQIDHAIRLLRRAKQPLLYVGGGAITAGAHAEIQELAEYFSIPVTTTLMGKGAFDEHHPLSVGMLGMHGTAYANFAVSECDLLIAVGARFDDRVTGKLDEFASRAKVIHIDIDPAEVGKNRIPNVPIVGDVRRVLQTLLSRLHEANKPGSAEQTQAWRDRIQRWREDYPLVVPTYDDMIAPQEVIVELCRQAPQAYYTTDVGQHQMWAAQFLKNGPRRWISSAGLGTMGFGMPAAMGVQVAHPDEVTICISGDASFQMNPQELGTLAQYGINVKTVIINNGWQGMVRQWQQTFYGERYSSSNMQSGMPDFEMLARAYGVKGIVVEHRADLEQAIADMLAHDGPVLMDVHVRKDENCYPMVAPGKSNAQMLGLPQKSPDVQTIELMYCSNCGARNPSSHSFCPECGTKL
- a CDS encoding D-Ala-D-Ala carboxypeptidase family metallohydrolase, whose amino-acid sequence is MGTWIKETDKAVYLMDGNYYIDAIYKQPSSTNPLEEVANISTMKGWFQRPDKPGAMTIAVGTGAPEPEPKPDEPSKPPPIPELRGMQIRTTADTFFKLALKDSSQLTDKEKVFVDKGQTFDIQYYTNVGNSHWEIELLEPTIGDRQTTRWYVYVPHIELLTRILLTVTSDTLFKTEPKLSIDLPPEAKVFVKNGTQMRLLSFEPAASNHTKIELADASLGPNQRTTWYAYTPDVKILGQRQTLETVNDTIFKTKTIQSSQLPANEKVFVRNKTVFLLNSYLQPADMHVRVALQGAFLGPENRNTWYCFLPDIKISGTEIGNRPDDSNPSSGGQSPGDRGIAMQFPGFNGVYYSNNPIHPTNQFGQPGNFTWGEALHADPATGFYRRPSNAGVVYNILDMARVMEDIRRRYGNRPIRINSWYRDPVTNAAVGGASQSRHLTGDAIDFVVPGIHPFDVFADLDPWWGNRGGLASSSVFTHIDMRGYRARWDYGY
- a CDS encoding lysozyme, which encodes MGTWIKETDKAFYLMQGGYWISRLTKYPSTTNPLEQVVNTAALEQWLMRPDGPTAITFSQGTGYPEPEPIPDKPAPPPGQINEDGIIIVKSFEGLRLQAYQDSVGIWTIGYGHTSMAGPPDVYPGMVITEAEADQILRRDLDLFEAGVTRGVTIATNSDQFSAMVSFAFNVGLGAFRDSTLLRKHNAGDFAGAANEFLRWVYAGGQFLPGLERRRKAERALYLSQDYTIYL